The Zootoca vivipara chromosome 4, rZooViv1.1, whole genome shotgun sequence genome has a segment encoding these proteins:
- the CCDC138 gene encoding coiled-coil domain-containing protein 138, translating to MAASAELSPSVERWRRRYLAGQNNSLDAAQTKCKSRRSLISTEKMDSSLDDTIASLLECSSQLKYTGNRRKQNTKHFSDTSKNVKNLSRQGDELDSLYGSSQHDIQPEFIGDFPRDTYSESDITLPSSLTVTTSCNYDSGGEPARESVRIHETQELNGKNLIPSHFSQIYRELSIIHQKLQQEKLAQEEYALKLERREHCLAERETLLCRHEAALTKIRSVEEEVHTKFQIMKEQHEAEIQQLSEALKEKAKENKRLKSSFETLKELNDGLRQQLNDISEQNKKLEGQSRKVQSRLENLQRKHEFLSIQKSKDAFHTAQERKVIKPEKTITSKSCKIPINSHIYDLLTVLMDWISDQHLSKLVAEEEKASECLLTGMLASSRNYTQEKCIRFLPLVAEQFQWMPFVNPDLHMHVVKFIYWAIRQLDGGTQYATMTSTMRRLGEDLFKGVVPKGCQYSSPEHTTEPKPKSAAFFKSSSLPLRLVSTLIIIKTVTQADYLAQAFDSLCVDLKTDEGKALFLDYQAVPVILSHIRISSKGVLSNAVDSLLQMTTQSRFLHPFLEACSNETFFRTCSLLLRNPKLDTQILEKLSILLQKLSKIKGNKKMFELFTIHLMIQELQRTTHPDHAFLCINLNSILFNLGLTKSNPKSNSLNGSK from the exons ATGGCGGCTTCCGCCGAGCTGAGCCCCTCTGTCGAGCGCTGGAGGAGACGCTACCTGGCCGGACAG AATAATTCTCTGGATGCAGCGCAGACCAAATGCAAAAGTAGAAGGTCCCTAATATCTACAG AGAAAATGGACAGCTCACTTGATGATACAATTGCATCATTACTCGAATGCTCCTCACAGTTAAAATATACTGGCAATAGAAGAAAGCAAAATACAAAGCATTTTTCAGACACTTCAAAGAATGTTAAAAACTTAAGTCG GCAGGGTGATGAGTTGGATTCTCTATATGGCTCAAGTCAGCATGACATACAGCCTGAGTTCATTGGAGATTTTCCCAGAGACACGTATTCAGAATCAG ACATTACTCTGCCGTCCAGTTTGACAGTGACCACATCTTGTAATTATGATAGTGGTGGTGAACCAGCAAGAGAGAGTGTGAGAATTCATGAAACCCAAGAACTAAATGGGAAAAACTTGATACCATCTCATTTCAGTCAAATCTATCGCGAATTATCTATCATACATCAAAAGCTGCAG CAAGAAAAATTAGCCCAGGAGGAATATGCTTTAAAACTTGAAAGACGTGAGCACTGTTTGGCAGAACGAGAGACCCTGCTTTGTAGACATGAAGCTGCTTTGACCAAGATAAGAAGTGTGGAGGAGGAAGTTCACACAAAATTTCAAATTATGAAAGAG CAACATGAAGCTGAAATTCAACAGTTGTCTGAAGCTTTgaaagaaaaagcaaaggaaaacaaaaggcttAAATCATCATTCGAAACTTTGAAGGAACTGAATGATGGATTAAGACAACAG CTAAATGACATAAGTGAGCAAAACAAGAAGTTGGAAGGCCAGTCTCGAAAGGTGCAATCTCGTTTAGAGAATTTGCAG CGGAAGCATGAATTTTTATCCATACAGAAATCTAAAGACGCTTTCCACACAGCCCAGGAACGAAAGGTTATCAAGCCAGAAAAAACAATAACATCAAAAAGTTGCAAA ATACCAATTAATTCACACATATATGACCTTTTAACGGTGTTAATGGACTGGATCTCAGATCAGCACCTGAGCAAATTGGTagcagaggaagagaaagctTCTGAATGTCTTCTAACAGGCATGCTTGCTTCCAGCAGAAACTACACACAGGAGAAGTGTATCAGG TTTTTGCCTCTAGTTGCTGAACAGTTTCAGTGGATGCCCTTTGTGAATCCTGACTTGCACATGCATGTGGTTAAATTCATTTACTGGGCTATCAGGCAGTTAGATGGAGGCACACAG TATGCAACAATGACATCAACGATGAGAAGACTGGGTGAAGACCTGTTTAAAGGTGTTGTGCCGAAGGGATGTCAATATAGTTCCCCTGAACATACTACCGAGCCCAAGCCAAAGTCCGCAGCGTTCTTTAAAAGCTCCAGCTTGCCTTTAAGACTTGTATCAACCTTAATTATAATCAAAACAGTGACGCAAG CTGATTACCTGGCTCAAGCCTTTGATTCCCTTTGCGTGGATCTGAAGACAGATGAAGGGAAGGccttgtttttggactaccaaGCTGTGCCTGTTATCTTGAGTCATATAAGAATATCGAGTAAAGGTGTTCTTTCCAACGCCGTTGACAGTTTGCTTCAGATGACAACACAATCCA GGTTTTTGCATCCGTTTCTGGAAGCTTGCAGTAATGAGACCTTTTTTCGCACTTGTTCACTGTTGCTTCGAAACCCTAAGCTAGATACACAGATATTGGAAAAACTTAGTATTCTGCTGCAAAAGCTCTCAAAAATCAA GGGCAATAAGAAGATGTTTGAGCTGTTCACAATTCACCTGATGATTCAAGAGCTACAGAGGACAACGCATCCAGATCATGCTTTCTTA